In one window of Pseudodesulfovibrio sediminis DNA:
- a CDS encoding ATP-binding protein has translation MRLFPRLRFRTKLNVGMSAILIVMALLLLPMVGTMNARSLVEESKMRGAALAESLASRAVDSILARDFLRLKNMVDDLVEVDDVVYAFVQDTNGHVLTHTFHQGFPTDLLTVNTVAEGEPLHIQLLADQTRRIYDFAAPVMVSDGRLGTIRIGLSKVRIMRTVQQQITLMAGLFAGALILATSLGTIFARRVTARLGKLRSHAEEMLTGNLNTQSGPESGVHCWEMQNCTTTECPAYGEKRRRCWYIAGTMCPDCDNEGSFQCRLDSCRLCSVYRENAGDEIQDLAETFDVMAMSLKMHIDELREAEGNLREQQHLMRTILDVTPDRVSLVDVTMRYQGCNKSFAQSVGLSVPEVSGKTDFDLFNEAEAEERHLAGRDILEFGRRLDTQMEIMDNGVKRWFHVVCIPVLNEKGAIVGLFRTDRDITDIKGYENQLIQAQKMESLGLMAGGVAHEINTPLGIILGYAQLLQEDVEIGSQIHEDLIVIEKQTKVCKKIVADLLGFSRQTESAKREMCFNNSVLEAVSLVRHTFEMDQVEILTEMDDRYPVIYGDPEKLKQVWINLLTNARDAMNGNGGTILIRTRLDSPAGIVSVWVADSGEGISQDALEKIFDPFYSTKAVGQGTGLGLSVSFGIIEDHGGEIQVESPVPEDFGFPEIEGERVQGTIFEVTLPLDHGSDTTEELDEVIEE, from the coding sequence ATGCGACTCTTCCCAAGACTGCGGTTCCGCACCAAGCTCAATGTCGGCATGTCGGCCATTTTGATCGTCATGGCGCTGCTTTTGTTGCCCATGGTCGGCACCATGAATGCCCGGTCTCTGGTCGAGGAATCAAAAATGCGTGGTGCGGCCCTGGCCGAGAGCCTGGCCTCCCGCGCCGTTGACTCCATCCTGGCCCGTGATTTCCTGCGGTTGAAGAACATGGTGGACGATCTGGTTGAAGTGGACGACGTCGTCTATGCCTTTGTGCAGGACACCAACGGGCATGTGTTGACCCACACCTTTCATCAGGGATTTCCCACTGACCTCCTGACTGTCAATACGGTTGCAGAGGGAGAGCCCCTGCATATCCAGCTCCTGGCTGACCAGACCCGACGCATATATGATTTTGCCGCACCGGTCATGGTCTCCGACGGCAGGTTGGGGACCATTCGCATCGGCCTTTCCAAGGTTCGAATCATGCGCACGGTGCAACAGCAGATCACGCTCATGGCCGGGTTGTTTGCCGGTGCATTGATTCTGGCGACGTCCCTTGGAACCATCTTTGCGCGTAGGGTTACGGCCCGGTTGGGCAAGCTTCGTTCCCATGCAGAGGAGATGCTGACAGGGAATCTGAACACCCAGTCCGGGCCTGAGAGCGGTGTGCACTGCTGGGAAATGCAGAATTGTACCACCACGGAATGCCCGGCTTACGGCGAGAAACGACGTCGATGCTGGTATATCGCCGGGACCATGTGTCCTGATTGTGACAACGAGGGAAGTTTTCAATGTCGGCTCGATTCCTGCCGGTTGTGCTCCGTGTACCGTGAGAATGCCGGTGACGAGATTCAGGATCTGGCCGAAACTTTCGATGTCATGGCCATGTCGCTTAAAATGCATATTGATGAATTGCGTGAGGCTGAGGGCAACCTGCGCGAGCAGCAGCACCTCATGCGAACCATTCTGGATGTGACCCCGGACCGGGTCTCACTGGTGGACGTGACCATGCGCTATCAGGGTTGCAACAAGAGCTTTGCACAGTCCGTGGGATTGAGCGTGCCCGAGGTCAGCGGCAAGACGGACTTTGATTTGTTCAACGAAGCCGAAGCCGAAGAACGGCATTTGGCAGGGCGGGATATACTGGAATTCGGTCGGCGGCTCGATACCCAGATGGAGATCATGGACAATGGGGTCAAGCGCTGGTTCCATGTCGTCTGCATTCCTGTCCTCAATGAGAAAGGGGCCATTGTCGGGCTGTTCCGCACGGACCGTGACATTACGGATATCAAGGGGTACGAGAATCAGCTTATTCAGGCCCAGAAGATGGAATCTCTCGGGCTCATGGCCGGAGGCGTGGCGCATGAAATCAACACCCCTCTCGGCATTATCCTCGGTTATGCGCAACTGCTGCAGGAAGACGTGGAGATCGGGTCCCAGATTCATGAAGACCTGATCGTCATCGAAAAGCAGACCAAGGTGTGCAAGAAGATCGTGGCCGATCTGCTCGGGTTTTCCCGCCAGACAGAGTCCGCCAAACGAGAGATGTGTTTCAACAACTCCGTGCTCGAAGCGGTCAGCCTGGTCCGGCATACATTCGAGATGGATCAGGTGGAGATCCTCACCGAGATGGATGATCGGTACCCGGTTATCTACGGCGACCCGGAAAAGCTCAAGCAGGTCTGGATCAATCTGCTGACCAATGCCCGCGACGCCATGAACGGGAACGGTGGGACCATTCTCATCCGTACCCGTCTGGACTCGCCCGCAGGTATTGTCTCGGTGTGGGTTGCGGATTCGGGCGAGGGCATTTCCCAAGATGCTTTGGAAAAGATTTTCGATCCTTTTTATTCGACCAAAGCCGTCGGGCAGGGAACCGGTCTGGGGCTTTCCGTTTCGTTTGGCATTATTGAGGACCATGGTGGTGAGATTCAGGTTGAGAGTCCTGTTCCCGAAGACTTCGGTTTTCCGGAGATTGAAGGAGAGCGGGTGCAGGGGACGATCTTTGAGGTCACACTCCCCCTGGATCACGGCTCAGATACTACAGAGGAATTGGACGAAGTAATAGAGGAGTAA
- a CDS encoding phosphate/phosphite/phosphonate ABC transporter substrate-binding protein has protein sequence MKDVKMRLIVAGSKILVCCLLVGLLMALAACSGDEDPIRVDLSKRHTLVAPRQVEAITYAYLPQYSHTTSYERHSQLIEYLRQTTGLPLRQIFPDTFDEHIKMVARGEIDISYSNPSVYLQLADAGAAAFARIVEPSGKPDFRGQIICRRDNTSIRKIEDCKGKRWIAVDPGSAGGYLFPLGLFYDHGISRGDFKAVDFAPGPGGKQEKVVLAVQVGAYDIGTIRKGTLDVVAGKITQGAIRVLAETRAYPGWVYASRKGLDPKVVSLIAEAMFALDYTNKAHHSILSNAGIRGIIPAKDADYDPVRELADKLGLRE, from the coding sequence ATGAAAGATGTGAAGATGCGGCTGATCGTCGCTGGTTCCAAAATTCTGGTGTGCTGTCTGCTGGTCGGGCTGCTCATGGCACTGGCCGCGTGCTCTGGTGACGAGGACCCCATTCGGGTCGATTTGAGCAAACGGCATACCCTGGTCGCTCCCAGACAGGTGGAGGCGATCACCTACGCTTATCTGCCTCAGTACTCGCATACGACCTCATACGAGCGTCACAGCCAGCTTATCGAATATCTGCGCCAGACAACCGGTCTGCCGCTCAGGCAGATCTTTCCTGACACCTTTGATGAACACATCAAGATGGTGGCACGGGGAGAGATCGATATTTCCTATTCCAACCCGTCCGTGTACCTGCAACTGGCCGATGCGGGGGCAGCAGCGTTTGCCCGTATCGTGGAGCCATCCGGCAAGCCTGACTTTCGGGGACAGATCATCTGTCGTCGGGACAATACATCCATACGCAAGATCGAAGACTGCAAGGGAAAACGGTGGATAGCCGTGGACCCGGGGTCGGCAGGCGGGTATCTCTTCCCGCTCGGCCTGTTCTATGACCACGGCATTTCCCGTGGAGATTTCAAGGCTGTGGATTTTGCCCCCGGCCCTGGCGGCAAACAGGAAAAGGTCGTGCTCGCTGTTCAGGTCGGAGCCTATGACATCGGCACCATCCGCAAGGGGACGTTGGACGTTGTCGCCGGAAAAATCACGCAGGGGGCCATCCGTGTGTTGGCGGAAACCCGCGCCTATCCCGGCTGGGTCTATGCCTCGCGCAAGGGGCTTGATCCCAAGGTGGTTTCATTGATCGCCGAGGCCATGTTCGCCCTTGATTACACCAACAAGGCGCACCATTCGATTTTGAGCAATGCGGGCATACGGGGCATCATCCCTGCCAAAGACGCGGATTACGATCCGGTCAGGGAACTGGCTGACAAGCTCGGCTTGAGGGAATAG
- a CDS encoding PH domain-containing protein codes for MSTTYKIPMSKAVLTFFLLIVAAVAAAVAWSFRSGIMWTGICLIAVAAPLAIFYWYMLYITPKRASVTVAEEGILLAAPPFASAVIPWASVEKVFQVEMRTDEAFKISKTKKFMTFGGYKSGVVLVKDGKEAVIVANRSDVLCIQTADRFYLLGPSDMPGFMEEVEKLRP; via the coding sequence ATGTCGACTACATATAAAATTCCCATGAGCAAGGCAGTCCTGACCTTTTTCCTGCTGATAGTGGCTGCTGTTGCGGCCGCAGTGGCCTGGAGCTTCAGGTCCGGGATCATGTGGACAGGCATCTGCCTGATCGCCGTCGCCGCACCGCTGGCCATTTTCTATTGGTACATGCTCTACATCACGCCCAAACGGGCATCCGTCACCGTTGCCGAAGAAGGTATCCTGCTGGCTGCCCCTCCCTTTGCCTCGGCGGTCATTCCCTGGGCATCCGTTGAAAAGGTCTTCCAGGTCGAAATGCGTACCGATGAAGCCTTCAAGATCAGCAAGACAAAGAAATTCATGACATTCGGCGGATATAAATCGGGCGTCGTGCTGGTCAAGGACGGCAAGGAAGCGGTCATTGTCGCCAATCGGTCAGACGTTCTCTGCATCCAGACAGCCGATCGATTCTATCTGCTCGGTCCCTCGGATATGCCGGGCTTCATGGAAGAGGTCGAGAAGCTCCGCCCCTAG
- a CDS encoding sulfite exporter TauE/SafE family protein, translating into MLRSKKTLLMLALVAAVCVMAEPAMADRLADAIAEAKPTGEPGYLGIPGGPQLNILIGLVWAIWVGWIFSTVGAFGGIMAGVGHITIYGLGDYASSFGKGSQMNKVVTDSIRVSNQWLVGCSAALSSFNYYKAGRLVLPLGIALAIGSVAGSWLVPWLTAGKINLKAYLGYFGLFVLFLGCYLTYETTPKGQAGKKAAKEAAAAFQSSVKKQQEGGDVDLAEMGVKVQKFTPTSCEFTFFGVEFNFNPLIPVVGGFIIAALASFLGVGGGFLLVPFLTSVAGLPMYLVAGTSAMAVFIGMCNSIMSYMLLKQTPVAWGLIGAELIGIVIGSVIGPKTSKFIPDKVLKYIFIALAVYVGVRYTSKGFLGYSLVPPF; encoded by the coding sequence GTGTTACGTTCCAAAAAAACTCTTCTGATGCTGGCTCTGGTGGCTGCCGTGTGTGTCATGGCTGAGCCTGCCATGGCCGATCGTCTGGCAGACGCCATTGCCGAAGCCAAACCCACTGGTGAGCCTGGATATCTGGGAATCCCCGGTGGTCCGCAGCTCAACATCCTGATCGGCCTTGTCTGGGCGATCTGGGTTGGTTGGATTTTCTCTACCGTCGGTGCCTTTGGTGGCATCATGGCCGGTGTTGGTCACATCACCATCTACGGCCTGGGCGATTACGCCAGCTCCTTTGGTAAAGGCTCCCAGATGAACAAGGTCGTCACCGACTCCATCCGTGTGTCTAACCAGTGGTTGGTCGGTTGTTCCGCCGCACTGTCCTCTTTCAACTACTATAAGGCAGGTCGTCTGGTGCTGCCTCTGGGTATCGCGCTGGCCATCGGTTCCGTGGCCGGTTCCTGGCTGGTCCCCTGGCTCACCGCCGGCAAGATCAACCTGAAAGCCTACCTCGGCTACTTCGGCCTCTTTGTCCTGTTCCTGGGTTGCTACCTTACCTATGAGACCACCCCCAAAGGTCAGGCTGGTAAAAAGGCTGCAAAGGAAGCTGCCGCAGCTTTCCAGAGCTCTGTCAAGAAGCAGCAGGAAGGCGGCGACGTGGACTTGGCTGAAATGGGCGTCAAGGTCCAGAAGTTCACCCCCACTTCTTGTGAATTCACTTTCTTCGGTGTTGAATTCAACTTCAACCCGCTGATTCCTGTTGTCGGTGGTTTCATCATCGCAGCACTGGCCTCCTTCCTCGGTGTTGGCGGCGGCTTCCTTCTGGTGCCGTTCCTGACATCCGTTGCAGGCCTGCCCATGTACCTGGTCGCCGGTACCTCCGCCATGGCCGTTTTCATCGGCATGTGCAACTCCATCATGTCCTACATGCTGCTCAAGCAGACTCCGGTCGCATGGGGCCTGATCGGCGCTGAACTTATCGGTATCGTCATCGGTTCCGTCATCGGACCCAAGACTTCGAAGTTCATCCCTGACAAGGTCCTGAAGTACATCTTCATCGCGCTGGCCGTGTACGTTGGTGTTCGTTACACCTCCAAGGGCTTCCTGGGTTACTCCCTGGTTCCCCCCTTCTAA
- a CDS encoding 4Fe-4S dicluster domain-containing protein produces the protein MAIYRIKFDKKRCIACDACLVHCKVSNKVPIGLSLNSLIAEGPIADKDGKPSAKLKYQTCRHCKKPECVPACPNGAMYQREADGMVLVDLDKCDGCKSCIDACPWTVPVFNEATGKIMKCDFCIDRVEAGLDPACVTGCTANALSFVRPE, from the coding sequence ATGGCCATTTACAGAATTAAATTTGACAAGAAACGGTGTATTGCCTGCGATGCCTGCCTGGTTCACTGCAAAGTGAGCAATAAAGTGCCCATCGGGTTGTCTCTTAACAGCCTGATTGCTGAAGGCCCCATCGCCGACAAGGACGGCAAGCCTTCGGCCAAGCTCAAATACCAGACCTGCAGACACTGCAAGAAACCCGAGTGTGTCCCTGCGTGTCCCAATGGCGCCATGTATCAGCGCGAAGCTGACGGCATGGTGCTGGTCGATCTGGACAAATGTGACGGCTGCAAGTCCTGTATTGATGCCTGTCCCTGGACAGTGCCCGTTTTCAATGAAGCTACCGGCAAGATCATGAAATGTGATTTCTGCATTGATCGTGTGGAAGCCGGGCTTGATCCCGCGTGTGTTACCGGATGTACGGCGAATGCTCTGAGTTTCGTTCGTCCGGAATAA
- a CDS encoding molybdopterin-containing oxidoreductase family protein, whose amino-acid sequence MSKEYVNSMCGMCSVRCPIKVEVVDGKAEYIQGGAPLKGSLCPRGAAGTALSYDDERPQYPMVRTGKRGEGKWKQVSWDEALDYVADELTRIQDTYGKDSVLFSDRGGPFRDFYRAFLRGIGTANYNNHDSACARNVQNAALSVFGFGRKGVSYDLKNAKHVILQQRNLFEAINVAEVNNLLAGMENGCKLSVIDIRANVPATKADNFYMIRPGTDYAFNLAVINTIITEELYDKDFVANWVEDFDTLKDFVQQYTPEWAAEETGISADAIRDFCHQLAEAAPSVLWHPGWMTARYSDSFYMTRTIYIINALMGAIGAKGGLPFMNKPGDVGAKGLNSFMNLYPKPEGKRADGIGWMEGRKHYDAGPGLVNLAYEAAVEENPYPVKAYICHRHDPLMAFPDKDHVLKMWESIELLVVPTFSWSDTAWNADVVLPISPYLEREDTIMTKNGPKPAFQIRNRAIDPIYDTKAIWEIYAGLAKRMGLDKLDYDNIEDIWKFQLEGTGVSLEDFKKTGIVSLASDPLYKPVKEGSFKTPSGKVQIIDAKLEADGLPSLKPYESPERPPKDKFRITFGRCALHTQGHTVNNSLLFERMPENILWINTAKAAELDIATDDYVTVGSNGYEAKIKAFVTDFVHPECVFMIHGFGHTLPCESRAKGMGAADNLLMPKGIKKWDKGGGAVAMQEHFISVSKA is encoded by the coding sequence ATGAGTAAGGAATATGTAAACAGTATGTGCGGTATGTGCTCGGTGCGCTGCCCCATCAAGGTCGAAGTGGTTGACGGCAAGGCCGAATATATCCAGGGCGGTGCGCCGCTGAAAGGATCGCTGTGCCCCCGTGGCGCGGCCGGTACGGCCCTGAGCTATGACGACGAGCGTCCACAGTACCCCATGGTCCGCACCGGCAAACGCGGTGAAGGCAAATGGAAACAGGTTTCCTGGGACGAGGCACTGGACTATGTGGCCGATGAACTGACCCGTATTCAGGACACGTACGGCAAGGACTCGGTACTTTTCTCCGATCGCGGCGGCCCGTTCCGCGACTTCTATCGTGCCTTCCTGCGCGGCATCGGCACAGCCAATTACAACAACCACGATTCTGCATGCGCTCGCAACGTGCAGAACGCGGCGCTGTCCGTGTTCGGCTTCGGTCGCAAAGGCGTTTCCTACGACCTGAAAAACGCCAAGCATGTCATCCTGCAGCAGCGCAATCTCTTTGAAGCCATCAATGTGGCCGAGGTAAACAACCTTCTGGCAGGCATGGAAAACGGCTGCAAGCTTTCCGTCATCGACATCCGCGCCAACGTGCCTGCCACCAAGGCTGACAATTTCTATATGATCCGGCCCGGCACGGACTACGCCTTCAATCTCGCTGTTATCAATACCATTATTACAGAGGAGTTGTACGACAAGGACTTCGTGGCCAACTGGGTGGAAGACTTTGACACGCTCAAGGATTTCGTTCAGCAGTACACCCCTGAATGGGCGGCCGAAGAGACCGGCATCAGCGCCGACGCCATCCGCGACTTCTGTCATCAGCTTGCCGAAGCAGCGCCCAGCGTGTTGTGGCACCCAGGCTGGATGACGGCCCGGTACTCCGACTCCTTCTACATGACCCGAACCATCTACATCATCAACGCGCTCATGGGTGCCATTGGTGCAAAAGGTGGCCTGCCCTTCATGAACAAGCCGGGCGATGTCGGTGCCAAGGGCCTCAACTCCTTCATGAACCTCTATCCGAAACCGGAAGGCAAACGCGCCGACGGCATCGGCTGGATGGAAGGCCGCAAGCACTACGACGCCGGCCCCGGTCTGGTAAACCTCGCCTACGAGGCTGCGGTGGAAGAAAATCCGTACCCGGTCAAGGCGTACATCTGTCACCGCCATGACCCGCTCATGGCCTTCCCTGACAAGGACCACGTCCTGAAAATGTGGGAAAGCATCGAACTGCTGGTCGTGCCGACCTTCTCCTGGTCCGACACTGCCTGGAATGCGGACGTGGTGCTGCCCATCTCGCCCTACCTTGAGCGCGAAGACACCATCATGACCAAGAACGGTCCCAAGCCCGCTTTCCAGATCCGCAACCGTGCCATTGATCCGATCTATGACACCAAGGCCATCTGGGAAATCTACGCAGGCCTGGCCAAACGCATGGGCCTCGACAAGCTCGACTACGACAACATCGAAGACATCTGGAAATTCCAGCTCGAAGGCACTGGCGTGTCCCTCGAAGACTTCAAGAAGACCGGCATCGTGTCCCTGGCCTCCGATCCGCTGTACAAGCCGGTCAAGGAAGGTTCTTTCAAGACGCCGTCCGGCAAAGTGCAGATCATCGACGCCAAGCTCGAAGCAGACGGCCTGCCCTCACTCAAGCCCTACGAATCCCCGGAACGTCCGCCCAAGGACAAGTTCCGCATCACCTTCGGTCGTTGCGCCCTGCATACCCAGGGGCACACCGTGAACAACTCCCTGCTCTTTGAGCGCATGCCGGAGAACATTCTCTGGATCAATACAGCCAAAGCAGCGGAGCTGGACATCGCAACCGACGACTATGTCACCGTGGGCAGCAACGGATACGAAGCCAAGATCAAGGCTTTCGTCACCGACTTCGTCCACCCTGAATGCGTGTTCATGATCCACGGCTTCGGCCATACCCTGCCGTGCGAATCCCGCGCCAAGGGAATGGGTGCGGCAGACAACCTGCTCATGCCCAAAGGCATCAAGAAGTGGGACAAGGGCGGCGGCGCCGTTGCCATGCAGGAGCACTTCATCAGCGTCAGCAAAGCATAA
- a CDS encoding transporter substrate-binding domain-containing protein, whose translation MIKRIILACLFFLVFVQPLAAQNHELLKVIVLFDRPLSPDTFLYRVLDLALKNQSIHYDLKIEAIQTSQPRRVEIVSASSKNYVIALGSGHKLEAQLQAVYVPIQLGLGLGQRIILTRMDLVDELKKVKTLDDLYGYVFGQGLGWTDVKIMRDANLQVLALAKPTNIPKMIMHGRVDLYPRGLFEIDLEYARYAPDNPGLVIDEHLVLSYPLASFFYVRKGNDKLYNALKSGLEKAYETGQLQDLVMTDPVLSKTLRNIHLDKRVKIEIPVNNASENTLNALKRFQFIPEKPIGQPVR comes from the coding sequence ATGATAAAAAGAATCATTCTCGCCTGTCTGTTTTTCTTGGTATTCGTTCAGCCACTGGCAGCTCAAAATCATGAATTACTCAAAGTAATTGTGCTCTTTGACCGTCCCCTTTCGCCAGATACGTTTTTATACCGAGTATTGGATCTCGCCTTAAAAAACCAAAGCATTCACTATGACCTAAAAATTGAAGCAATCCAAACCTCACAGCCTCGCAGGGTGGAAATTGTCAGCGCTTCATCAAAAAACTACGTCATCGCTTTAGGGAGTGGGCACAAGCTTGAAGCACAGTTGCAGGCTGTATACGTCCCCATTCAACTCGGCCTTGGTCTTGGACAAAGGATAATTCTCACACGAATGGATCTGGTGGATGAACTTAAAAAAGTCAAAACTCTCGACGATCTATACGGATACGTATTTGGACAAGGATTGGGATGGACAGATGTGAAAATCATGAGGGATGCGAATCTTCAAGTTCTGGCGCTGGCAAAACCTACTAATATCCCGAAAATGATAATGCATGGAAGAGTTGATCTCTACCCTCGCGGTTTGTTCGAAATAGATTTGGAATACGCCCGCTACGCTCCGGACAACCCCGGACTCGTCATTGACGAGCATCTCGTTCTCTCCTATCCGCTTGCATCTTTTTTTTATGTACGTAAAGGAAATGACAAACTGTACAACGCATTAAAAAGTGGACTGGAAAAAGCATATGAGACAGGCCAGTTACAGGATTTAGTCATGACCGATCCAGTCTTAAGCAAAACGCTACGCAACATCCATCTCGACAAGCGGGTCAAGATTGAAATTCCTGTCAACAATGCAAGCGAAAACACACTAAACGCGTTGAAACGATTCCAGTTCATTCCAGAAAAACCGATCGGGCAGCCCGTTCGATAA
- a CDS encoding phosphomannomutase/phosphoglucomutase, with protein MKPISREVFRTYDIRGLVDVDFDEEWVERLGQACGAYFQQHGSKTAVIGFDARHSSPGYAEALAKGICSTGVDVITVGQVSSPAFYWAVTKFGETAGVMITASHNPSEYNGFKVWQGVSTIHSEEVQAVFDVMEKGAFPTGNGSVRHEEVLDAYIKELVEGVTIARPVKVVVDGGNGVGGNLTADALEAAGAEVVRIFCDPDGDFPNHHPDPVVEKNMVLLQEAVLKENADLGIGLDGDGDRIGVVTEKGELLFGDQLVAIYARDILQDFPGASIIGEVKCSHLMYEDIKAHGGNPVMWKTGHSLIKARMREIDAKFAGEMSGHMFFADRYYGFDDATYAALRIVEIVSKSDQTMSDHLKSWPTTYSTPEIRADCPEALKAEVVQKAVNYFSSKFDAIDIDGVRAVFPDGWGLLRASNTQPVLVLRFEAETPERRDEIKAMFDEKLAEWIPQK; from the coding sequence ATGAAGCCTATTTCGCGTGAAGTATTCAGAACGTATGATATTCGAGGACTGGTAGATGTCGATTTTGATGAAGAATGGGTAGAGCGTCTGGGCCAGGCCTGCGGCGCCTATTTTCAACAACATGGATCAAAGACAGCGGTCATTGGATTTGATGCCCGTCACTCTTCTCCCGGGTATGCCGAGGCCCTTGCCAAGGGAATCTGTTCAACGGGAGTGGATGTCATCACCGTGGGGCAGGTGTCGTCCCCGGCCTTTTATTGGGCGGTCACCAAATTTGGCGAGACCGCTGGAGTGATGATCACCGCCAGTCACAACCCTTCTGAATATAATGGATTCAAGGTGTGGCAGGGTGTCAGCACCATTCATTCCGAGGAAGTGCAGGCCGTGTTTGATGTCATGGAAAAAGGGGCGTTTCCCACAGGAAATGGTTCGGTCCGGCATGAAGAGGTTCTTGATGCGTATATCAAGGAACTGGTGGAGGGCGTGACCATTGCCCGGCCTGTTAAGGTCGTGGTGGACGGCGGCAACGGCGTGGGCGGCAACCTGACCGCCGATGCGCTGGAAGCGGCCGGGGCCGAAGTCGTGCGTATCTTCTGTGACCCTGATGGCGATTTCCCCAATCATCATCCAGATCCGGTTGTCGAGAAAAATATGGTCCTCTTGCAGGAGGCCGTTCTCAAGGAGAACGCTGACCTCGGTATTGGCCTGGACGGTGACGGCGACCGTATCGGCGTGGTCACGGAAAAGGGAGAGCTGCTCTTTGGTGATCAACTTGTGGCTATTTATGCCCGTGATATCTTGCAGGATTTCCCCGGTGCTTCCATCATCGGCGAGGTCAAGTGCTCCCATCTCATGTATGAGGACATCAAGGCCCACGGCGGTAACCCGGTCATGTGGAAGACCGGTCATTCGCTGATCAAGGCCCGCATGCGTGAAATCGACGCCAAGTTTGCGGGCGAAATGTCCGGGCACATGTTTTTTGCCGATCGTTACTATGGATTTGATGACGCTACCTATGCGGCTCTCAGAATCGTGGAGATCGTGTCCAAATCCGATCAGACCATGAGCGATCATCTCAAGAGCTGGCCCACAACCTATTCAACTCCAGAGATTCGGGCGGATTGTCCCGAGGCTCTGAAGGCCGAGGTCGTGCAAAAGGCGGTGAACTATTTCAGTTCCAAGTTCGATGCCATTGACATTGACGGTGTGCGCGCTGTCTTCCCGGACGGGTGGGGGCTGCTCCGCGCCTCCAACACCCAGCCCGTGCTGGTGCTCCGTTTCGAGGCCGAAACCCCTGAACGGCGCGATGAGATCAAGGCCATGTTCGACGAAAAACTGGCTGAATGGATTCCGCAAAAGTAG
- a CDS encoding ArsR/SmtB family transcription factor, with the protein MRIHNFSMKTLAECLKALSDPTRLRVIRLLDHGELCVCDLMAGLDLPQSRVSRHMSFLKNSNWVNSQRKGKWVYYSLAIPQKEIQSLILHVLRQNLPALDEAKQDYARLTSYLATKETDSCTTESK; encoded by the coding sequence ATGCGTATACATAATTTCTCCATGAAAACACTTGCCGAATGCCTCAAGGCACTATCAGACCCCACACGACTGCGGGTCATACGATTACTGGACCACGGAGAACTGTGCGTCTGTGACCTCATGGCAGGCCTGGATCTGCCCCAATCCAGAGTGTCACGCCATATGTCCTTCCTGAAAAACTCAAACTGGGTCAACAGCCAGCGCAAAGGGAAATGGGTATACTACTCTCTGGCGATCCCCCAGAAGGAAATTCAATCCCTCATACTCCACGTACTGCGACAAAACCTGCCCGCGCTTGACGAAGCCAAGCAGGATTATGCCCGGCTCACCAGTTATCTGGCAACCAAAGAAACCGACTCGTGCACTACCGAGTCGAAGTAA